AGTAAACTTGCGGTCGCAATCCCTTTAGGGATTGGTGACGCTGGCATTGGGGCTTGTTTAATGTCTACTGAAGTATTGTTTTTTTCACAATTTCGGCAAGCATATTTAGGACGAACATGTTGAATAACTTCCACTTTAGCTGGTACAAATTCCAACTTTTCACTGATGTCTTTACCCATCGCATGCATCTCTAGACCGCAACACTTACAAGTTTTATCTTTTATGTCGTGATAATAACAGTACGCGGTAAGTCTTCAGGTAAGCGTTGGCGTTTTGGCTTTTGACGAGTGTAGGTAATCGTTTGTGTGTCATCATTTTCAATGATGATTTCTTCTTCTGTTTCATTGAATAAATCAAATTGAGTCGAGTCAGATTCACTGCTTTTACCAAAGCGCTGATGTTGAGCCAGTCGAAATTGCTCTAGAAGACGGTTATATTTATTTTCAAGCTGAAGCACAAGTGCTTTCAGCTCGTCAATGGTATCAGGAAGTGGTTTTATTTTATCAGTCATGTAGATGACTATATAACGATAATACAGGTAATCAATCGGTTGCCTCCTATTCTTGACTGAGAATCAACTATTTAAAGGGTTGTTTGATAATGTACTGGTTGATGTCCTAAGATATCAAAACCTTGTAATAGCAGTGTCAGTTGCTGCTCTGATAATGCTAACGTATCGTTATTTATATTTCGTGGCCATTTGAAGCGGTCTTCATCTAATCGCTTGTACCATAAAGCGAATCCTGTTTTATCCCAATACAATATTTTGAGTTTATCACGAGGCTTATTGCAAAATATAAATAGAGCATCACTAAACGGTGATAGTTGCATTTCTTGCTCAACAATCACGACAAGGCCATTAATGGCCTTGCGAAAATCGACAAAATCACGATGAAGATAAATGGTGGAAACATCAGTAAATACATTCATGATTGATACCCTTTTAATAAGAGTCCTATCCAGTGAGGTTCAGTATTAGCTGGCAATGTTAATCGCAATTTTCCGATAGAAAGTTGAATATCTGGTAATTGTGGAGTGGCGATGATAGTTGATGTTAACGCTTCTACTTTCAAGAAAGTAGAAGCGTTAATCTTTTGTTTCCATCGTGCTTTACGTGCACTAAATGTCTTTGGCAGAATATTATGGTTACGACAAAATTCAGCGGCACTAAGCTTGCTAGATTGCTGAGATTCAAATAGAGCGTGCCATTGCTCTGGTGTTCTCTTTTTATCTTTTTGCATAATTACGTTCTCGTTAAATGAAAGATCGTAAGATACGCATAATGAATTTTATTTGTTAGGTGTAGTTCCCCGCACGCTTACGATTTAACTACAGTATCTAATACTTTTTCTTTACCAGAACGAATACGAGCTCTTAATCCACTTAAATCCGCTTCTGCTTTAGAGCGTTCAATATTGGCTTGAACTCTCGCTTCTGCCCCTATCTGTTTTAACTGAGCGCCCACGGTTTCCGCTTTACGCTTTAACACATTCTCTTGACTCTTTGCTTGTTGGATCTCTTTTTCGATCGAAGCCAACTTTTGCTTCATTTCTAAGACGCGCAATTTAGAAATATTCCCTGCTTTTTGTCCCTTCATCAATATATCTAATTCTTGACTAGTCGCATTTAATTGACGTTGATAAGCAGGTAACTCTGTTTGTAACCCCTCCAATTCCGCAGCGACCTGAGCTTGCTCTTTAATCACAGCACTGCGTTTTTGAAAAAATAACTCCTTCTCTGCGGCAAGTTGTTTTAACTGCTGTGAAACCTGTCGAGGGTAAAAATCAGCGTATTGTGAGAAATCAGGGTCACGAATTTCTACCAATGAATTTAAACGCTCAATCGTTAATTCTAACGCTGCTCTTTGTGCATTCAATTCATCTAATGCGGTATTCTGAAATTTAGAATCAAACTCAACTAATGTCTGACCTTTTTCAACCAACTCCCCTTCAGAAACCAAAATTGATTTAAGTCGACCTCCCGTTTCACTTTGAATGATTTGGCGCTCTCCTTCAGGAATAACTGCACCTTTAGCTTTAGCAATTTCATCCACTTTAGTGAATACCGACCATGCTATAAATAGAACTAAACAAACGGCAATAAAATAAGTACTCAATGACAATAAACGAGCCGTCACTTTTGATTCAACAACATCCACATTTTGCTTGTTCATAGAGAGGCCTCCATTGCTATCTCTGTCTTTGAATTATCCGGTAACGGTCCTGCGTATACGAGTGACCCTCCATCAAGAATAATCACTTGGTCTGCTAATTTAATTAATTCAGGATCATGTGATGAAAACACAATGGTCGATCTTCCTTTGCGTTGAGATAACCACTGTTGAAACAAGTCACGCGAGGCGACATCCATGACCGGATTATCCAATAAATAAAACGGGTACTCATGAATATACAATTTTGCTTGCGACAATACTTTGGCTTCATACCCAGATAAAGCATGAGAAATACTCGCCACAATCGACTCATTCAATTGAGTATCTAAACCATGAGATAACGAATTAAACCATGCTTTCCCGCCAACCTGCTCAATCGCATCAATAATAAAATTATCAGCAAGGTTTCGATTATCACTAACAAACTCGCGAATAGTTAACAGTAAAAGCTCAGGCTTTGCCGAATAGTATCCCAACCACTGACGGTATATTTGAGGATCGTATTGCGATAAATTATGCCCATTCACCTTAATTACCCCACTCTGTGGTTGGTTTAACCCCGCAAGCAATTCTAGCAACGCCGTTTTTCCACTAGCCATTAGTCCAGTAATGACGACAACTTGCCCTGGTTCTATTTTCAATGAAATACCAGAGAGCGCAGGTTTCATTTGTTGAGGAAAACGCAGCGTAATTTGTTCTAACTCAATAGTCGGCTTCTCCGACGATAAAGAGTGATGCTGAAATGAAAAATCACCTTCTATTTTTTGACTAATTGACTGATTAATTTGCAACCTAGCTTGCTTTATTTGCGTAAAACGAGATCCACTATTCGCAAGCATTTGGGCTGGTCCTGTCACGCGAGAGATCAGCATCATGGTTGCAATCAATCCCCCTGCCGTCATCGCTTGATTAAAGATAAGACCAATACCAAGAGCGATTACCGCCAATGTACTAAGCAAACCTAACGCATAATAAATAGAGGTATATTTGGCTTGATGACTGCTGTGAAAAAAACTATTTTTGGCCGCTAATACATTGGCTTTTTCAAATCGTTTTATCCAAAACTCACTCATATTTGCACTACGTAAAAAAGCCAATTTACTGTTTAATTCAAATAATAAAGAATAACGATTCGTTCCAGATATCGTTGTTTGATGGGATGATCTCATCAATTTTTTTTGACTATGATGAGCTAACCCGTAATAGCAAAAAAGTGAAAAACAGGCACAAGAACTAGCCATCCGCCTAAAAAACCAATCGCAATAATAAAAAGGAAAACAAAAGGAAGGTCAAACAATGCTCCTCCAAGAGGGCCTTGAAGCAATCCCTTAAAACTCTCTGCCGTCGTTAACCGTGACATTAATGCTGACGATGACACCGAACGGTTCACTAATAATGAAGAACTAAATATTCGGTATAGCACCTTTTCTGAGATTTCTCGGCTAATGCGGTTTGAGATGGTGGTTAACAATTGGCTTCGTATCACTTTTAATAACAGCATCATCGTAAATAACAATGCAGCCCCAATTGCAATACCGACAAGTTCATGGCCAGCATCCCCACCAATGACATGATCATAAATAGACATCGTAATAAAAGGGATGGCCAACGCAAACACATTAGCAAAAAAACTAATACACAGCAGCATCGGTAATAATGATTTAAATTTATCTATCCGTTCGCCAACCCAATCGGTGGAATTTCTCTCTCTAGGTTGTTCATGAATAAGAACGACAACAGATGAGATAGCGTGACGAGGTAATGAGTTACTTTCAAATTCTCCTTGTTGGTAGATTTGAAAGTCATTTAATAAAAATCGACAAACTTCAATGTCATCATCCGTAATATACAATGCCGCTAAATGCGATTTTGAAGCGAGTTTTTTAGTATAAGGGTGCACTGTATATGCAATACCTAACCTGTCCAATAATGTAAAAACATCATCCATACTTTCAAGTCGATTTGATGCGATCCATTCTTGGCTAAAAGCATGAACATTGGTATTTACATCCATCGCCATCAATAAATTAATGACCTGCGATTGATAATTCTTATCCATTAACCTTCTCCTTGTAATGGTATAAGTTCTGCTTGCGTTTTCGATAGCTCAACCAAGAGCGGATGGTCAGTATTTAAAATAATGGTCTTTCCATTACTTGATAAAATTGAAAGAACTTTTGCTAATCGAGTTACTGATTCAATATCTAATGCAATCTCTGGTTTATCTAAAAATAACAGCGGCACCGGCTTTGCTAATTGACAGACTAAGGATACCAATTTCACACCGCCTTGACTTAACTGCTCACCTAGCTGAAAACCAACTTTGGTTTCTAAACCGTTAGGTAATTCAGAAATAACATTATCCAAACCCAGCGCCTTAATTAATGGCAATACCTCTTTTACCTGATTAACGTTAAACCCCGTCAGGTTATCTAAGAGTGATCCAGAAATAAGTATCGGACGGCTTGTCACAAACGCCGTTTGATTTCTATAGTCATAATAATCACTAGTGGATACTTGATTATTCCAAAGCAATTCCCCCTCTGTTTTAGCTTCTAACCCAGATAAATTACTCATTAATTGACTACACAGATCAGTATCGCCTCCATAGAAAGTAACAATGTCGCCTTTATTTACAGAAAGACTTAATTGATGACAAAAACCAAAACGTTCAATGTGATAATTTTTGGCTGTTAAAGATTCAAATGCAGGAAGTTTTTCCGATGTTACCGTTTCTTTTGAGCTTATATTCTTAAATAAATCTTTTACTGAATTATTAGCCACTTGAAACGAGCTGTATTTCAAACGTAACCCCACTAATGCACTCATAGGGGCAACCGCTCGACCAGATAAAATAGAACACGCGGCTAAGCCTCCCGTGGTTAGTTCACCAGATAATACCGACAAACTACCAATAATAACCATAACAACAGAGGTTCCCAGCGCGGCAATTTGAATACATTCTTGTGCGATAGCTGTATTACGCTCTGATTCTGCAACAGATAGCCATCTGCTTTGGTTTAGTTCCTTAAAGTATTGAAACGTGCGCGATTCTGCTGCTTGTTTTTTTACCCCTTCAAGCATGGTAAAAACAATAACTAACCTGAATTCTGGATAAGGCTGAACTAATTGCCCACCTAACGATCAGATCTTTCGACCAAGAATTATTTGAACGTATTTTAAAAGGTGGGCAAGATGAATAAATTAGTTGATATATTTTGTGATGTCGATGATTTTTGTTATCAATTCTTATCTCAATGGGAAAAATACCTTGTTGAGGCTAGTGAGAGAAAAAGAAAACGTCAGTCAGTAATGTCTACTAGTGAATGTATGACTATTGTCATCGCTTTTCATCAATCAAATCATAGAGATTTCAAGAACTTCTATATCGGGTTAGTTCATCAATATTGGAAAGGATACTTTCCAAATTTACTTAGCTACACTCGATTTGTGAGCAAAATGCCTAGCCTAATCGCCCCAATGTGTGCCTATTTTCAATCTATCAAAGGTAAGCCGACTGGCATTGCTTTTGTTGACTCCACGAGTCTTAAAGTATGCCATAACATTCGAATTCCTCGCCATAAAGTCTTTGATGGTGTTGCGAAAAGAGGAAAAGGTACCATGGGATGGTTTTTCGGCTTCAAACTTCATTTATTGATTAACCATCTTGGAGAAATTATTTCGCTGAAAATCACAGCTGGCAATGTAAATGATAGGACTCCTGTACCTGATTTATGCAAAGAACTCTCGGGGAAATTGTACGCTGATAAAGGGTACATAGGTAAAAAGTTGAGTGAGAGCTTAAAGAACTCTGATGTCGATTTAGTGACTACCTCGCGAAAAAACATGAAAGCAAAAGAGATAAGTGCTTTTGATAAGGCTATGTTATCAAAGAGATACATTATCGAAACGATAAATGACCAATTGAAGAATATCTCTCAAATTGAACATAGCCGTCATCGTAGCGTGACTGGTTTCATGCTAAATGTAATTTCAGGCGTTGTGGCTTATTGTTTAAAAAAACAAAAGCCACGAATTAAGCTATCAGAATGTGAATTTGAACTAATCCTCGCTTAAAGCATGTTTTATCCAGAATTCAGGTTAGTTAATGCGGCATCGATTAAAAACTTAGTCGCAGAGCGTAAATTACAGGACATTCGTATTCGCCAAGCCGCCAGTGAAATTGAATCAGCTAAAGCAGAATATGAACGTACTCAACAACAAGTAAAACGCACGAAGGCGTTAATCAAAAAGAATTACTCGTCACAAGATGAATTGGACAATAACGTGTCTCATCTTAAAGTGGCGCTAGCGAATGTGGACGCAGCAAAAGCAAATTATCAAGCATCAAAAGAACAAATCAACGTCATCGAGAGTGAAATAGCTCAAGCAGAAGCCGCATTAAATCAAGCCAAAACAGCGTTAAAACAAACGGAACTTAATTTGTCTTATACCAATATTTACGCACCGATTGATGGGGTTGTTGGTAAGCGTAGCTTACGTGTTGGATTGCTTGTTCAAGCGGGTATGCCGTTGCTAAGTTTGGTTCCTACTTCTGATGTATGGATTGAAGCCAATTTTAAAGAAACTCAGTTAGGCGATATTCATAAAGGACAGAAAGTATTTGTGGATCTTGATGCGTACCCGGATCTACATCTAAAAGGCATTGTGGACAGCTTTTCTCCTGCAACGGGCGCAAAGTTCGCGTTATTACCACCAGAAAACGCAACGGGTAACTTCACTAAAATTGTGCAACGAGTGCCGGTTAAAATTACTATTTTGAATGCTGATTTATTAGATGGTCAGTTAATTCCTGGGCTTTCTGTTGTTGCTACGGTTGATACTCGAGGTTAATCATGACTCAAGAATTAACAGCCACAA
The Aliivibrio salmonicida LFI1238 genome window above contains:
- the tnpB gene encoding IS66 family insertion sequence element accessory protein TnpB (TnpB, as the term is used for proteins encoded by IS66 family insertion elements, is considered an accessory protein, since TnpC, encoded by a neighboring gene, is a DDE family transposase.) translates to MNVFTDVSTIYLHRDFVDFRKAINGLVVIVEQEMQLSPFSDALFIFCNKPRDKLKILYWDKTGFALWYKRLDEDRFKWPRNINNDTLALSEQQLTLLLQGFDILGHQPVHYQTTL
- the tnpA gene encoding IS66 family insertion sequence element accessory protein TnpA, whose amino-acid sequence is MQKDKKRTPEQWHALFESQQSSKLSAAEFCRNHNILPKTFSARKARWKQKINASTFLKVEALTSTIIATPQLPDIQLSIGKLRLTLPANTEPHWIGLLLKGYQS
- a CDS encoding putative HlyD family type I secretion protein, with the translated sequence MNKQNVDVVESKVTARLLSLSTYFIAVCLVLFIAWSVFTKVDEIAKAKGAVIPEGERQIIQSETGGRLKSILVSEGELVEKGQTLVEFDSKFQNTALDELNAQRAALELTIERLNSLVEIRDPDFSQYADFYPRQVSQQLKQLAAEKELFFQKRSAVIKEQAQVAAELEGLQTELPAYQRQLNATSQELDILMKGQKAGNISKLRVLEMKQKLASIEKEIQQAKSQENVLKRKAETVGAQLKQIGAEARVQANIERSKAEADLSGLRARIRSGKEKVLDTVVKS
- a CDS encoding ATP-binding cassette domain-containing protein, coding for MRSSHQTTISGTNRYSLLFELNSKLAFLRSANMSEFWIKRFEKANVLAAKNSFFHSSHQAKYTSIYYALGLLSTLAVIALGIGLIFNQAMTAGGLIATMMLISRVTGPAQMLANSGSRFTQIKQARLQINQSISQKIEGDFSFQHHSLSSEKPTIELEQITLRFPQQMKPALSGISLKIEPGQVVVITGLMASGKTALLELLAGLNQPQSGVIKVNGHNLSQYDPQIYRQWLGYYSAKPELLLLTIREFVSDNRNLADNFIIDAIEQVGGKAWFNSLSHGLDTQLNESIVASISHALSGYEAKVLSQAKLYIHEYPFYLLDNPVMDVASRDLFQQWLSQRKGRSTIVFSSHDPELIKLADQVIILDGGSLVYAGPLPDNSKTEIAMEASL
- a CDS encoding ABC transporter transmembrane domain-containing protein — its product is MDKNYQSQVINLLMAMDVNTNVHAFSQEWIASNRLESMDDVFTLLDRLGIAYTVHPYTKKLASKSHLAALYITDDDIEVCRFLLNDFQIYQQGEFESNSLPRHAISSVVVLIHEQPRERNSTDWVGERIDKFKSLLPMLLCISFFANVFALAIPFITMSIYDHVIGGDAGHELVGIAIGAALLFTMMLLLKVIRSQLLTTISNRISREISEKVLYRIFSSSLLVNRSVSSSALMSRLTTAESFKGLLQGPLGGALFDLPFVFLFIIAIGFLGGWLVLVPVFHFFAITG
- a CDS encoding ATP-binding cassette domain-containing protein, whose protein sequence is MLEGVKKQAAESRTFQYFKELNQSRWLSVAESERNTAIAQECIQIAALGTSVVMVIIGSLSVLSGELTTGGLAACSILSGRAVAPMSALVGLRLKYSSFQVANNSVKDLFKNISSKETVTSEKLPAFESLTAKNYHIERFGFCHQLSLSVNKGDIVTFYGGDTDLCSQLMSNLSGLEAKTEGELLWNNQVSTSDYYDYRNQTAFVTSRPILISGSLLDNLTGFNVNQVKEVLPLIKALGLDNVISELPNGLETKVGFQLGEQLSQGGVKLVSLVCQLAKPVPLLFLDKPEIALDIESVTRLAKVLSILSSNGKTIILNTDHPLLVELSKTQAELIPLQGEG
- a CDS encoding IS982-like element ISVsa6 family transposase; the encoded protein is MNKLVDIFCDVDDFCYQFLSQWEKYLVEASERKRKRQSVMSTSECMTIVIAFHQSNHRDFKNFYIGLVHQYWKGYFPNLLSYTRFVSKMPSLIAPMCAYFQSIKGKPTGIAFVDSTSLKVCHNIRIPRHKVFDGVAKRGKGTMGWFFGFKLHLLINHLGEIISLKITAGNVNDRTPVPDLCKELSGKLYADKGYIGKKLSESLKNSDVDLVTTSRKNMKAKEISAFDKAMLSKRYIIETINDQLKNISQIEHSRHRSVTGFMLNVISGVVAYCLKKQKPRIKLSECEFELILA